GACCAGCTTCGGGTTACCGGTGGAACCACTGGTCGGCAGCAGAACGGCCAGGTCCGGGTGCGGAACCGTGCCGTCGGCCGATTCGCGCACCCAGTGCCCGTTCTCCGCCTGGTACCCGTCCGGCGCGTCCGCCTCGGGCGCGGCCAGCACCGCGGCCGGCCGGAACCGGGCGATCAGGCCCGCCAGCACGTCCGCGTCCAGCGCCGGGTCGATCAAGGCGACCGCCCGGCCCGCCTCGAACGCGCCGAGGTACCTCAGCACGCTGTCCAGCTCCAGCGACATCCGCGCGAACAGCACGCCGGGCGGCAGCTCCGCCAGCGCGGCCGCGGACCGCTCGATTTCCGCCGTGAGCTCCTCGCCCGCCAGCGTGCCGCCCCCGGCCACGTCGACCAGCCGGGACCCTGCGCCAACCAGATTCACCGAATCTCCTCGTCGTGCTCGTGCGGCGGCCGCCGGTTCGCACCGGCTCCGGCCGTCACAACACCAGGCCGCCGTCGATGCCCAGCACCTGGCCGGTCACGAAGGACGCCTCGTCGCTCGCCAGGAAGCGGATCGCCTTCGCGACCTCCTCGGCCTTGCCGAGCCGGCCCAGCGCGGTGTCTTCGATGCGCTCGGCGATGACCTTCTCGCCGAGGTGGGACGTCATGTCCGTCTCGATCACCCCGGGCGCGACCGCGTTGACCCGGATGTTGTGCCTGCCCAGCTCCTTGGCCGCGGACCGGGCGATGTTGCCGACAGCGGCCTTGGACGCGGCGTACGCGGTCTGCCCCGCGCTGCCCCGCTCGCCGACGATCGACGCCAGCAGGACGATCGCGCCGGACTTGCGCCGGCTCATCACCCGCGAAGCGGCCTGCACGGTGTTGATGGTGCCGCCGACGTTGGTCGAGAACATGCGGTCGACCAGGTCGTCGCTGATCATGCCGAGCAGCGCGTCCTCGAGGACGCCGGCGTTGGCGACCACGATGTCGAGCGCGCCGTGCTCCTTCGCGACCCCGCGGACCAGCGTCGAAACCGCCTTGGCGTCGGTCACGTCGAGCGCGAGCCCGGCGGCAGCGCCCGCCTCGGCGGCGATCTCCTTCGCCCGGCTCTCGTCCCGCCCGGTGAGCACGACGGTGGCGCCCGCCTCGACGAGCGCGCGAACAGTGGCCAGGCCGATCCCGCGCGTCCCGCCGGTGACGAGAGCGACGCGGCCGGTCAGATCAGTCATTCTTCGAAACGAGGTCGGCGACCATGTCGACGGCGACCTTGAAGCTCGACATGTCGATCACCTGGTCGGTGTCGAACTCGATGTCGAACTCGTCCTCGATCGCGGCGACCAGGGCCATGTGGCCGACCGAGTCCCACGCCTCGAGGTCGCGGTACTTGAGGTTCTCCACATCCACGTCCCCGTCGAGGTCCAGCGCCTCGACGAAGACCTCGCGCAGCTTGGGGGCGACTTCCGGCCTCGCGGCCTGAGCGTCAGACACAGTCATGGTTCCTTTGCACTTAGTGTTCTTCGCGCGGGCGTGCGTCCCACGCCCTGACCAAGGTAGAGAGTTCTTCAGGCAGGCCGTCGGCCGGGAGGTCGCCTTTGCCCTTCACCCACGGCCCGAGCGCCTCGACGGCCGCCTCGTCCAGGCCGCGGCGGGACAGCCCGACCACATTGACGCCGGTCACCCGTGCCGGGTTGCCGACCGTGATGGTGAACGCACCGACCTCCCGGCGGACCGCGGAGCCCATGCCGACCATCGCGCCGGGGCCGATGCTGCCGCCCTGGTGCACGACAGTGCCCATGCCGAGGTTCGCGAACGGCCAGACGTGCGTATGCCCGCCGAGCATGACATTGCAGGCGAGCGTGACCTGGTCGTCGACCAGCACGTCGTGCCCGATGTGGCTGCCGCGCAACACGTAGCAGTCGCTGCCGAGGGTGGTGGCCCGCCAGGTGCCCTGCTGGATGCTGGTGTACTCGCGGACGCGGTTCCGGCTGCCGATCACGACGCCGTGGCCGTCCTGGCCCGGGTCGCCGGTCGGCGCGCCCTCCCAGGCGACGGGATGCGGACCGCCGCGGTCCTCGCCCGGGGTGCCGATCGTCACGTGCGGGCCGATCCAGTTGCCGTCGCCGATCCGGGTCGGCCCGACGATGACCGCGTACGGTCCGATGACATTGCCTTCGCCCAGCTCCACGCCCTCGCCGAGGACTGCAGTGGGGTGGATCCGGTTGGGTGCCGCAGGTGACACAGTCGCTGATCCGTTTCGTCGCGTCCGGCCGGTGTGGCCTGGGGTCAAGGGCTTGCGGCGGCGCCCGGTAACGTGTGGCCCGCGTGCACGCAGGGGTCCGGGCGCAGAACCGGCGGCTCACTGTACCGGACGCACCGAAATCCCCAGCCGAGAGAGACTGCCGATGATCCCCATTACCGTGGTCGACGTCAAAGACGCGGAGGACCTGGTCGTCGAGGTGCTGCGATCCGGCGCCATCGCACAGGGACCGATGGTCAAGCGCTTCGAAGAGGCTTTCGCGCAGGTCGCGGGCACGAAGCACGCCATCGCCGTGAACAACGGGACGACCGCGCTCGTCGCGTCCCTGCAGGCGCTCGACCTGCAGCCCGGGGACGAGGTGGTGACCACGCCGTTCACCTTCGTCGCGACCCTGAACGCGATCCTGGAAGCAGGCGCGACCGTCCGGTTCGCCGACATCCGGCGCGACGACTTCGCGATCGACCCGGACGCGGTGGCCGCCGCGGTCACCGACCGGACCAAGGTCCTGATGCCGGTGCACCTGTACGGCCAGACCGCCGACATGGGCAAGCTCGCGCCGTTCGCGGCCGAGCGCGGCCTGCAGGTGATCGAGGACTCGGCGCAGGCGGTCGGCGCGTCGTTCGAGGGCAAGCCGGCCGGATCGTATGGCATCGGCTGCTTCTCGCTGTACGCGACGAAGAACGTGACCACCGCCGAGGGCGGTGTGATCACCACCGACGACGACGCGCTGGCCGACAAGCTGCGCGTGCTGCGCAACCAGGGCATGAAGGCCCGCTACCAGTACGAGATGGCCGGCCACAACTACCGGATGACCGACCTGCACGCCGCGGTCGGCATCCCGCAGCTGGCGAAGCTGGACCAGCTCACCGCGGCCCGCCAGGCCAACGCGAAGCGGCTGTCCGAGGGCCTGGCCGGCACGCCGGGCCTGGACATCCCGCAGGTGCTGCCCGGCCGCGAGCACGTCTGGCACCAGTACACCGTGCTGGTCGGCCCGCACGCGATGCTGTCGCGCGACGAGGTCGCCGCCGCCCTCACCGAAAGGGGCATCGGCAACGGGATCTACTACCCGAAGATCGTCTTCGACTACGAGTGCTACCGCGGCCATCCGCTGATCCCGGACGCGAAGGTCGAGGACTTCCCGGTGGCGGCCGACGTCGCCGCGCAGGCGCTTTCGCTGCCGGTGCACCCGCACCTGAGCGAAGCCGACGTGGACCAGATCGTCGCCGCGGTTCGCGAGGTGCTTGGCGCATGACTCACCGCATCGCACTCGTCGGCACCGGCAACATGGGATCGCTGCACGCCCGCGTGCTGTCCCAGAACGACCGGGTCAGCCTGACCCGCGTGATCGACCCGCGCGAAGAAGCGGGCCGCGCCGTCGCCGACCGCTTCGAAACGCAGTGGACGCCGGAGATCGGCTCGCTGTCCGATGTGGACGCGGTGGTGCTCGCCTCGGCCACCGAGG
This sequence is a window from Amycolatopsis benzoatilytica AK 16/65. Protein-coding genes within it:
- a CDS encoding SDR family NAD(P)-dependent oxidoreductase, which produces MTDLTGRVALVTGGTRGIGLATVRALVEAGATVVLTGRDESRAKEIAAEAGAAAGLALDVTDAKAVSTLVRGVAKEHGALDIVVANAGVLEDALLGMISDDLVDRMFSTNVGGTINTVQAASRVMSRRKSGAIVLLASIVGERGSAGQTAYAASKAAVGNIARSAAKELGRHNIRVNAVAPGVIETDMTSHLGEKVIAERIEDTALGRLGKAEEVAKAIRFLASDEASFVTGQVLGIDGGLVL
- a CDS encoding phosphopantetheine-binding protein, whose translation is MTVSDAQAARPEVAPKLREVFVEALDLDGDVDVENLKYRDLEAWDSVGHMALVAAIEDEFDIEFDTDQVIDMSSFKVAVDMVADLVSKND
- a CDS encoding UDP-N-acetylglucosamine acyltransferase, producing the protein MSPAAPNRIHPTAVLGEGVELGEGNVIGPYAVIVGPTRIGDGNWIGPHVTIGTPGEDRGGPHPVAWEGAPTGDPGQDGHGVVIGSRNRVREYTSIQQGTWRATTLGSDCYVLRGSHIGHDVLVDDQVTLACNVMLGGHTHVWPFANLGMGTVVHQGGSIGPGAMVGMGSAVRREVGAFTITVGNPARVTGVNVVGLSRRGLDEAAVEALGPWVKGKGDLPADGLPEELSTLVRAWDARPREEH
- a CDS encoding DegT/DnrJ/EryC1/StrS family aminotransferase, with the protein product MIPITVVDVKDAEDLVVEVLRSGAIAQGPMVKRFEEAFAQVAGTKHAIAVNNGTTALVASLQALDLQPGDEVVTTPFTFVATLNAILEAGATVRFADIRRDDFAIDPDAVAAAVTDRTKVLMPVHLYGQTADMGKLAPFAAERGLQVIEDSAQAVGASFEGKPAGSYGIGCFSLYATKNVTTAEGGVITTDDDALADKLRVLRNQGMKARYQYEMAGHNYRMTDLHAAVGIPQLAKLDQLTAARQANAKRLSEGLAGTPGLDIPQVLPGREHVWHQYTVLVGPHAMLSRDEVAAALTERGIGNGIYYPKIVFDYECYRGHPLIPDAKVEDFPVAADVAAQALSLPVHPHLSEADVDQIVAAVREVLGA